In Drosophila subpulchrella strain 33 F10 #4 breed RU33 chromosome 3R, RU_Dsub_v1.1 Primary Assembly, whole genome shotgun sequence, the following are encoded in one genomic region:
- the LOC119548868 gene encoding leishmanolysin-like peptidase codes for MAKIYPPPRPLTNMAKFLAALVICSWLFVSATAHNCQHQHPKAHEVVHGVRIQLADSEDDSAGEGEPSRHSVRRRSVAAEQPLRILLVYDDSVYRLEEEKFNLINDTVLPEAVQFWEQALMVRETKGVIRLNRKCDSTQVYVKNGHTHCIDHCKATTMCGEVQVPDAHLDVCRVCNATGQNCRVDSNTQPGEGIENADFVFYVSARQTQRCFKGLTVAYAAHCQQEAALDRPIAGHANLCPESISTKPQELQTLISTVKHEILHALGFSVSLYAFFRDDEGKPRTPRKLDTGKPYLNEKLQIHQWSNETIRKVVRENWSVRGGHVNKVVDMMVTPRVIAEVRAHFNCNKLEGAELEDQGGEGTALTHWEKRILENEAMTGTHTQSPVFSRITLALMEDSGWYRANYSMATPLTWGKGLGCAFAMRSCKDWIQYNHARGRSIHPFCSKVKQDPLQTECTDDRNSVALCNLIRHEFELPKGYQNFDSLNHVKDGEEGFYGGSVSLADHCPYIQEFTWRSKNVIVRGSHCRFTENNPKPEKNFALESYGEGAKCFDHSESMWEERSCHQTREWQHWGSGCYKYDCFDGRLHILVGNYSYKCSFPGQKLSIRIAANGWLHKGAIMCPPCHELCGAQFAAQGKQCRPGEEPDPLNKYPRDNLACGAGGETSRSVAIITAALLLFGLRWGLS; via the exons GTCGTCCATGGCGTGCGCATCCAACTGGCCGATAGCGAAGACGACTCCGCCGGAGAGGGAGAGCCGTCCAGGCATAGCGTGCGCCGGCGCAGCGTTGCCGCCGAGCAGCCGCTGCGAATTCTGCTCGTCTACGACGACTCCGTCTACAG GCTGGAAGAAgagaaatttaatttgataaat GACACCGTGCTCCCGGAAGCCGTGCAGTTCTGGGAACAGGCGCTGATGGTGCGAGAGACCAAGGGCGTCATTCGCCTCAATAG AAAATGCGACAGCACCCAGGTGTACGTGAAGAACGGCCACACCCACTGCATTGACCACTGCAAGGCGACGACGATGTGCGGCGAGGTCCAGGTGCCCGACGCCCACTTGGAT GTCTGTCGCGTGTGCAATGCCACTGGTCAGAACTGTCGAGTCGATAGTAATACGCAGCCTGGCGAAGGTATTGAGAACGCGGACTTTGTCTTCTACGTCTCCGCCAGACAGACCCAGCGTTGTTTCAAGGGTCTGACCGTGGCCTATGCGGCCCACTGTCAGCAGGAGGCGGCTCTGGACCGTCCCATCGCCGGCCATGCCAATCTCTGTCCGGAGAGCATTAGCACCAAGCCGCAGGAGCTGCAGACGCTGATCTCCACTGTAAAGCACGAGATCTTGCATGCCCTGGGCTTCTCGGTGAGCCTGTATGCCTTCTTCAGGGACGATGAAGGAAAACCCCGGACGCCCCGAAAGTTGGACACTGGCAAGCCGTACCTCAATGAAAA ATTGCAGATCCATCAGTGGAGCAATGAGACCATACGCAAGGTGGTGCGAGAGAACTGGTCTGTGCGTGGTGGCCATGTCAACAAGGTGGTGGACATGATGGTTACACCCCGTGTGATTGCCGAGGTGCGCGCCCATTTCAACTGCAATAAGCtggagggcgccgagctggaGGATCAAGGCGGCGAAGGTACCGCCCTGACCCACTGGGAAAAGCGCATCCTCGAGAACGAGGCCATGACTGGCACGCACACACAGTCGCCGGTCTTCTCGCGCATCACCCTCGCTCTGATGGAGGACTCCGGCTGGTATCGAGCCAACTATTCGATGGCTACGCCTCTGACTTGGGGCAAGGGGCTGGGCTGCGCGTTTGCCATGAGGAGTTGCAAGGATTGGATACAGTATAACCATGCCAG gGGCCGCTCTATACATCCCTTTTGCTCAAAGGTTAAGCAGGATCCTCTCCAAACCGAATGCACGGATGATCGCAACTCGGTGGCCCTGTGCAATCTTATACGCCATGAGTTTGAGCTGCCCAAGGGCTACCAGAACTTCGATAGCCTGAATCATGTGAAGGATGGTGAAGAGGGCTTTTACGGAGGATCAGTCTCGTTGGCGGATCACTGTCCCTATATTCAGGAGTTCACTTGGCGTAGCAAGAATGTGATTGTAAGAGGATCTCATTGCCGCTTCACGGAGAATAATCCAA AACCTGAGAAGAACTTCGCCCTGGAGAGCTACGGCGAGGGAGCCAAGTGCTTCGACCACAGCGAGTCCATGTGGGAGGAGAGATCCTGTCACCAGACGCGCGAGTGGCAGCACTGGGGCAGTGGCTGCTACAAGTACGACTGCTTCGACGGCAGGCTGCACATCCTGGTGGGCAACTACAGCTACAAGTGCTCCTTTCCCGGACAGAAGCTATCCATCCGGATCGCGGCCAACGGGTGGCTGCACAAGGGGGCGATCATGTGCCCGCCATGTCACGAGCTGTGCGGAGCCCAGTTTGCCGCCCAGGGGAAGCAGTGTCGTCCGGGCGAGGAGCCCGATCCGCTCAACAAATACCCGCGCGACAACCTCGCCTGCGGAGCGGGCGGCGAGACATCACGTTCCGTGGCCATAATCACCGCTGCTCTCCTGCTTTTCGGCCTGCGCTGGGGTCTCAGTTAG
- the LOC119551461 gene encoding uncharacterized protein LOC119551461 — translation MCSIIPYANPSQATPCKSHEGSYKFNSLTCEQCAPDVGYIKQCHIKAIDRKHNMINIKAFLNKTISQLEIHFKIVKRESGGWHPFLYDIRLDSCQFLKNPRKFFIPNLIYSFMKPYTNVNHTCPYLAGSEMQLLNWTPDEGKVLAKFPVDHGQYGLHTTFYVNKVATLKINGSVLFFK, via the exons ATGTGCTCTATAATCCCCTATGCTAACCCCTCCCAGGCAACGCCCTGCAAGAGTCATGAG GGGTCCTATAAGTTTAATTCACTTACTTGCGAACAGTGCGCTCCAGATGTGGGTTACATAAAGCAGTGCCACATAAAGGCCATAGATAGAAAGCACAACATGATAAAcattaaagcatttttaaataaaacgaTCTCTCAG CTTGAGATCCATTTTAAGATTGTCAAACGCGAGAGTGGCGGTTGGCATCCCTTTTTGTACGATATAAGACTGGACTCTTGTCAATTCTTAAAGAACCCAAGGAAATTCTTTATTCCCAATCTTATTTATTCGTTTATGAAGCCATACACAAATGTGAATCACACTTGCCCGTACTTG GCTGGTTCAGAAATGCAACTTTTGAATTGGACTCCGGACGAAGGCAAAGTTTTAGCTAAATTTCCCGTAGACCACGGCCAATATGGCCTACATACAACTTTTTACGTCAACAAAGTAGcgacattaaaaataaatggctcggttttattttttaaataa
- the LOC119548857 gene encoding zinc finger protein weckle — MSSISASKEATRKDPAIWHRWCRLCAQDHLTNRNVYSREEHQNSWTSKLAMTVGKYFWVDIKKEDELSNYLCSECFTLMDCLMEFSERVRKVQTLFNRLQALKPNTSVNYEELRADCGLATDEWKHIMYRAVVLPPPKEEEFIDEDQPIVVEELKNQEFAQELHIAGEELQIVGMEEEILEDGGEHLAEEEVETVEEEVQQQEPSDCLVEVDRIAEDEDYVEASKIIVESQVDDFHVETYEVISQSRPEELIKSKAIEETIESEEDTHEDAISVEPTNYKCSICNKSYIKPMAYKRHMEEVHNTVPKDLPQLLCNRCGLCFPTATQLASHYCNHLPAKMKSDNSCPHCEKHFTTPASLKRHIDGFHKQIKPYVSETSDCLVEVENIPEEDYIEESQIIEESQVEDFQIETYEVISQARPEELLKSKAVEETIESEDDTHEDLLSEHLIEDEEDEIPEEPTIYKCSICNKPYKLPKAYKRHMEEVHNTVPKDLPQLLCNQCGLCFPSATQLTAHYRTHLPAITKSDNSCPHCDKRLTTPGTLKRHIEGVHKQIKPYACDICGKSFNYVTGLKDHKVVHTEECPFECPVCLRRFKNKARLKIHSDTHSAQIYECAICGVKLKTRRTFNKHKLVHSDERQYKCDVCGSTFKRSKTLKTHLILHTGIRPYKCNFCGIDFSNGSNCRSHKRKAHPKELAEEESRGVSRSTLLPMLDELTKASKLIKTPAKPSKNKGSRPKVPPKAESSSKDTDGNAILYELVEELEYS; from the exons ATGTCGAGTATTTCCGCATCAAAGGAAGCCACCCGCAAAGATCCAGCAATTTGGCACCGATGGTGTCGCCTGTGTGCCCAAGATCATCTGACCAATCGGAATGTGTACTCCAGGGAGGAGCATCAGAACTCGTGGACGAGCAAGTTGGCCATGACCGTTGGCAAATACTTCTGGGTGGAT ATCAAAAAGGAGGATGAGCTAAGCAATTATCTGTGTTCCGAATGCTTCACTTTGATGGATTGCCTCATGGAATTCTCGGAGAGAGTTCGCAAAGTGCAGACCCTTTTCAACAGATTGCAGGCCCTAAAACCAAATACTTCGGTAAACTATGAGGAACTACGAGCAGACTGCGGTTTGGCCACCGATGAATGGAAGCATATTATGTACAGAGCAGTGGTACTTCCTCCCCCGAAAGAAGAGGAGTTCATTGATGAGGACCAACCAATAGTCGTGGAAGAACTGAAAAACCAAGAATTTGCCCAGGAGCTACATATCGCTGGAGAGGAACTACAAATCGTTGGAATGGAAGAGGAAATCTTAGAAGACGGAGGTGAGCACCTCGCGGAGGAAGAGGTCGAAACAGTGGAGGAGGAGGTGCAGCAACAGGAACCCTCAGATTGCTTGGTAGAAGTGGATCGCATCGCAGAGGATGAGGACTACGTCGAAGCATCGAAGATTATAGTAGAAAGCCAAGTTGACGATTTCCACGTTGAAACGTATGAAGTAATATCTCAATCACGCCCAGAAGAACTCATTAAATCGAAAGCTATCGAGGAAACTATAGAATCCGAGGAAGATACCCATGAAGATGCAATTTCCGTGGAGCCAACCAACTATAAATGCAGCATTTGCAATAAGTCGTACATAAAACCCATGGCCTACAAGCGACACATGGAGGAAGTCCACAACACTGTGCCCAAAGATCTACCACAACTGCTGTGCAACCGGTGCGGATTATGCTTTCCCACGGCCACCCAGCTGGCCTCCCACTACTGCAACCATTTACCCGCCAAAATGAAGTCGGATAACTCCTGTCCGCACTGTGAAAAGCATTTTACCACTCCGGCATCCCTTAAGCGACATATAGATGGTTTTCACAAGCAGATCAAGCCTTATGTCAGCGAAACCTCAGATTGCCTTGTTGAAGTCGAAAACATCCCGGAAGAGGACTACATCGAAGAATCGCAGATAATAGAAGAAAGCCAAGTGGAAGATTTCCAGATTGAAACGTATGAAGTAATATCCCAAGCACGGCCAGAAGAACTCCTTAAATCGAAAGCAGTCGAAGAAACTATAGAGTCCGAGGACGATACACATGAAGATCTTTTATCTGAGCATCTCATAGAAGATGAAGAAGACGAGATTCCAGAAGAGCCAACCATCTACAAATGCAGCATTTGCAATAAGCCTTACAAGTTACCCAAGGCCTATAAGCGACACATGGAAGAAGTCCACAACACCGTGCCCAAAGATCTACCACAGCTGTTATGCAACCAGTGCGGACTATGCTTTCCCTCGGCCACCCAGCTGACCGCCCACTACCGAACCCATTTACCCGCCATAACTAAGTCCGATAACTCCTGTCCGCACTGCGATAAGCGTTTGACCACACCGGGAACACTGAAGCGTCATATAGAGGGGGTTCACAAGCAGATCAAGCCCTATGCTTGCGACATCTGCGGCAAGAGCTTCAACTATGTCACCGGGCTCAAAGATCACAAGGTGGTCCACACCGAGGAGTGTCCCTTCGAGTGTCCCGTGTGCTTGCGACGCTTTAAAAACAAGGCTAGATTAAAG ATCCATTCCGATACTCACAGTGCCCAAATCTACGAGTGTGCTATATGCGGCGTGAAGCTCAAGACCCGTCGCACCTTCAACAAGCACAAATTGGTCCACTCAGATGAACGGCAATATAAGTGTGATGTCTGTGGATCAACGTTCAAGCGGAGCAAGACCCTAAAGACGCATCTCATCCTGCACACTGGCATTCGGCCGTACAAGTGCAACTTCTGCGGAATAGACTTCTCCAATGGCTCCAATTGTCGATCGCACAAGCGAAAGGCGCATCCAAAGGAACTGGCCGAGGAGGAATCGCGCGGAGTCTCGCGGTCCACGCTACTTCCTATGCTAGATGAACTTACCAAGGC ATCCAAGCTCATTAAAACACCCGCAAAGCCCAGCAAAAACAAGGGAAGTAGGCCAAAAGTTCCGCCCAAAGCTGAATCTTCCTCAAAGGACACTGATGGGAATGCTATCCTTTACGAACTTGTCGAGGAGCTTGAATACTCCTAG